The following proteins are co-located in the Agromyces laixinhei genome:
- a CDS encoding DeoR/GlpR family DNA-binding transcription regulator, with product MNRAERLSAVLDLLADGGQVDVDQIVDRLEVSPATARRDLDALAHQQLLTRTRGGAVAHSVAYDLPIRYKNQQNPDAKAAIAHAASSLVPRGAVIGLCGGTTSTAIADALMSRADIMDPSPDPSLTVVTNAINIAMQLAIRPQIKTVVTGGVVHARSYELVGAYTDAVLGSITLDLAFIGVNGIDPVVGPTSHDEREAAVNALMAARATQSVLVADSSKIDKRAFAAIGPRRLFSTIITDAGITREQRERLSDAGYDVIVA from the coding sequence ATGAATCGTGCGGAGCGCCTCAGTGCCGTTCTCGACCTCCTCGCCGACGGCGGGCAGGTCGACGTCGACCAGATCGTCGACCGCCTCGAGGTGTCGCCCGCGACGGCCCGCCGCGATCTCGACGCGCTCGCCCACCAGCAGTTGCTCACCCGCACGCGCGGCGGCGCCGTGGCGCACTCGGTCGCCTACGACCTGCCGATCCGCTACAAGAACCAGCAGAACCCCGACGCGAAGGCCGCCATCGCCCACGCCGCGAGCTCGCTCGTGCCGCGCGGTGCCGTCATCGGCCTCTGCGGCGGCACCACCTCGACCGCGATCGCCGACGCACTCATGTCTCGCGCCGACATCATGGACCCGTCGCCCGACCCGAGCCTCACCGTCGTCACGAACGCGATCAACATCGCGATGCAGCTCGCCATTCGGCCGCAGATCAAGACCGTCGTCACCGGCGGCGTCGTCCACGCACGCTCCTACGAACTCGTCGGCGCCTACACCGATGCGGTGCTCGGCAGCATCACCCTCGACCTCGCCTTCATCGGGGTGAACGGCATCGACCCCGTCGTCGGGCCGACCTCGCACGACGAACGCGAGGCCGCGGTCAACGCGCTCATGGCCGCACGGGCGACGCAGTCGGTGCTCGTCGCCGACTCCTCGAAGATCGACAAGCGCGCATTCGCGGCGATCGGCCCCCGCCGCCTCTTCTCGACGATCATCACCGACGCCGGCATCACGCGCGAGCAGCGCGAACGGCTCTCCGACGCCGGCTACGACGTTATCGTTGCTTAG
- a CDS encoding class II fructose-bisphosphate aldolase, which yields MTLTSTRTILTDAVAAGRGVGAFNVLHLETAEALVRAAESTGLPVILQLSENAIRYHGGFEPIARATLAVADASSAAVAVHLDHAEDPELALLAIDRGFGSVMYDGAKLDFADNVATTRRVVGRAALTGVLVEAELGEIGGKDGAHAPGVRTDPAEAAQFVAETGVEALAVAVGSSHAMTERVASIDLELIARLRAAVPVPLVLHGSSGVPDETIVAGIRAGLTKINVSTHLNAQFTGAIRRYLDEHPAVVDSRKYLAAGRDAIEAEASRLLRLFAGKDTNG from the coding sequence ATGACCCTCACCTCAACCCGAACCATCCTCACCGACGCCGTCGCCGCCGGGCGCGGCGTCGGCGCGTTCAATGTGCTGCACCTCGAGACCGCCGAGGCGCTCGTGCGGGCGGCCGAGTCGACCGGGCTTCCCGTGATCCTGCAGCTGTCCGAGAACGCGATCCGCTACCACGGCGGATTCGAGCCGATCGCGCGCGCGACGCTCGCCGTCGCCGACGCTTCGAGCGCCGCCGTCGCCGTGCACCTCGATCATGCCGAAGACCCCGAACTCGCCCTCCTCGCGATCGACCGCGGTTTCGGCTCGGTGATGTACGACGGCGCCAAGCTCGACTTCGCCGACAACGTCGCCACGACCCGCCGCGTCGTCGGTCGTGCAGCGCTGACGGGCGTGCTCGTCGAGGCCGAGCTCGGCGAGATCGGCGGCAAGGACGGCGCACATGCCCCCGGAGTGCGCACCGACCCCGCCGAGGCGGCGCAGTTCGTCGCCGAGACCGGTGTCGAGGCGCTCGCCGTCGCCGTCGGCTCGTCGCACGCCATGACCGAGCGGGTCGCATCGATCGACCTCGAGCTCATCGCCCGCCTGCGGGCCGCGGTGCCGGTTCCTCTCGTGCTGCACGGGTCATCCGGAGTTCCCGACGAGACGATCGTCGCCGGCATCCGCGCCGGGCTCACCAAGATCAATGTCTCGACCCATCTGAACGCGCAGTTCACCGGCGCGATCCGGAGATACCTCGACGAGCATCCGGCCGTCGTAGACTCGCGCAAGTACCTCGCCGCCGGACGCGACGCCATCGAAGCAGAGGCGTCGCGTCTCCTCCGCCTCTTCGCAGGAAAGGACACCAACGGATGA
- a CDS encoding 1-phosphofructokinase family hexose kinase, translated as MTVTPNPALDLTWHVDRLQPGETHRIDPGAARAGGKGLNVARVLHSGRREVVAVTTTGGAVGAEFAAELVASGIPHRLVPVGGATRRSIAIVDETSGDATVLNERGIALEPDEAAALAANALELGRTADAVAICGSLPPGFGPDELGALVRTLVDGGVPVIVDTSGPGLAAAARAGATALKPNAEELRAETGLDDPVAGARALLGLGARLVVASLGSEGLLVVSADAPGGIRARLPRTLHGNATGAGDAAVAAIAAAFAETPTLGADTREAADARARLARRATAWSASAVLMPFAGDLAPEHSALELEVVVTTTSTDGSVGTDPEASA; from the coding sequence GTGACCGTGACACCCAACCCGGCGCTCGACCTCACCTGGCACGTCGACCGGTTGCAGCCGGGTGAGACCCACCGGATCGACCCCGGCGCCGCTCGCGCCGGGGGCAAGGGGCTGAACGTCGCCCGCGTGCTCCATTCCGGGCGACGCGAAGTGGTGGCCGTCACCACCACCGGTGGCGCGGTCGGCGCCGAGTTCGCCGCAGAACTCGTCGCGAGCGGCATCCCCCATCGCCTCGTGCCGGTCGGGGGCGCGACCAGGCGCAGCATCGCCATCGTCGACGAGACGAGCGGCGACGCGACGGTGCTGAACGAACGCGGCATCGCCCTCGAACCCGACGAGGCCGCAGCACTTGCGGCGAACGCCCTCGAACTCGGCCGCACCGCAGACGCCGTCGCGATCTGCGGCAGCCTGCCACCGGGTTTCGGCCCCGACGAGCTCGGCGCGCTCGTGCGCACCCTCGTCGACGGCGGCGTGCCCGTGATCGTCGACACGAGCGGGCCCGGACTCGCCGCCGCCGCCCGCGCCGGCGCGACCGCACTGAAGCCCAACGCAGAAGAGCTCCGCGCAGAGACCGGTCTCGACGACCCCGTCGCAGGCGCACGGGCCCTGCTCGGGCTCGGCGCTCGCCTCGTCGTCGCCTCGCTCGGCTCCGAGGGCCTCCTCGTCGTCTCGGCGGATGCGCCCGGCGGCATCCGTGCCCGACTGCCCCGCACGTTGCACGGCAATGCGACCGGTGCGGGCGACGCCGCGGTCGCCGCGATCGCGGCTGCATTCGCCGAGACGCCGACCCTCGGGGCAGACACCCGGGAGGCGGCCGACGCCCGCGCCCGCCTCGCCCGCCGCGCGACCGCCTGGTCGGCCTCCGCGGTGCTCATGCCGTTCGCCGGCGATCTCGCCCCCGAACACTCCGCCCTCGAACTCGAGGTCGTCGTGACCACGACCAGCACCGACGGCTCCGTCGGAACCGACCCGGAAGCGAGCGCATGA
- a CDS encoding ROK family protein, whose protein sequence is MTGHPATDATRLGSGDAVLAFDVGGTDTKSALVDASGRVLGLRRTPTPLDAADPAGTIVTSLAVLAREHLEASPGVTPVAAGISVPGLVDEVDGVGMFASNLGWRDAPIRSLAEAALGLPVAFGHDVRAAGDAEHRLGAARGFGDVVVLAIGTGIASALVLNGHPYAGGGFAGEVGHSLADPLGDRCPCGAIGCLETIASAGAIARRYAAATGTPVGGARQVLEAAASGDAIARRLWDDAVEALAEAIARLVATLAPEAVVIGGGLSQAGPALFEPLGARLDTLLSFHRRPALIHAELGDDAGLLGTALSARDLAAARTTAQPIGGAL, encoded by the coding sequence ATGACCGGGCACCCCGCCACCGACGCGACCCGGCTCGGCTCGGGTGACGCGGTGCTCGCCTTCGACGTCGGCGGTACCGACACGAAGTCGGCGCTCGTCGATGCGTCGGGGCGGGTGCTGGGTCTGCGCCGCACGCCGACGCCGCTCGACGCCGCCGACCCCGCCGGAACGATCGTCACCTCGCTCGCCGTCCTGGCGCGCGAGCACCTCGAAGCGTCGCCCGGCGTCACCCCCGTCGCCGCAGGCATCAGCGTGCCTGGCCTCGTCGACGAGGTCGACGGCGTCGGCATGTTCGCATCGAACCTCGGCTGGCGCGACGCCCCGATCCGCTCACTCGCCGAGGCCGCCCTCGGCCTGCCGGTCGCGTTCGGTCACGACGTGCGTGCGGCCGGCGACGCAGAGCACCGCCTCGGCGCCGCCCGAGGCTTCGGCGACGTCGTCGTGCTCGCCATCGGCACCGGCATCGCGAGCGCGCTCGTGCTCAACGGACATCCGTACGCGGGAGGCGGCTTCGCAGGCGAGGTCGGGCACTCGCTCGCCGACCCGCTCGGCGACCGCTGCCCCTGCGGCGCCATCGGGTGCCTCGAGACGATCGCGTCGGCGGGCGCGATCGCCCGCCGCTACGCCGCCGCCACCGGCACTCCCGTCGGCGGGGCGCGACAGGTGCTCGAAGCCGCGGCATCGGGCGACGCGATCGCGCGCCGGTTGTGGGACGACGCCGTCGAAGCGCTCGCCGAGGCGATCGCCCGGCTCGTCGCAACTCTCGCACCCGAGGCGGTCGTGATCGGCGGCGGGCTCTCGCAGGCGGGCCCGGCCCTCTTCGAACCGCTCGGGGCGCGACTCGACACGCTGCTCAGCTTCCACCGTCGCCCGGCGCTCATTCATGCAGAGCTCGGCGACGACGCGGGGCTCCTCGGCACGGCACTGTCGGCCCGCGACCTCGCGGCCGCACGAACGACCGCGCAACCGATCGGCGGTGCGCTGTGA
- a CDS encoding SIS domain-containing protein gives MSIELASQPETWAAAEGLRAEQALLPARGARIAVVGCGTSWFIAQSYAWLRESGGHGETDAFAASEAFVDRGYDAVVALTRSGTTTEVLQLVERLSGSVPTVGVVGDTTSPLVDLVDDAVLLPFADEKSVVQTRFATTALALFRASLGEDLSGAIADAERAIAEELSPELTGAEQYTFLGRGWSVGLAHEAALKMREASQSWTESYPSMEYRHGPISIAAPGRVTWQFGEAPEGLAGDIAATGAHFEAGTLDPMAELVRAQRVSLARARAKGLDPDAPRNLTRSIILDA, from the coding sequence ATGTCCATCGAGCTCGCTTCGCAGCCCGAGACCTGGGCCGCGGCCGAGGGCCTTCGCGCCGAGCAGGCGCTGCTCCCGGCCCGCGGTGCGCGCATCGCCGTGGTCGGCTGCGGCACCTCATGGTTCATCGCGCAGTCGTACGCGTGGCTCCGCGAATCGGGCGGGCACGGCGAGACCGACGCGTTCGCGGCATCCGAGGCCTTCGTCGATCGCGGGTACGACGCCGTCGTCGCCCTCACCCGGTCGGGCACGACCACCGAGGTGCTGCAGCTCGTCGAGCGCCTCAGCGGCAGTGTTCCCACCGTCGGCGTCGTCGGCGACACCACCTCGCCGCTCGTCGACCTCGTCGACGACGCCGTGCTGTTGCCCTTCGCCGACGAGAAGTCGGTCGTGCAGACACGGTTCGCCACGACCGCGCTCGCGCTCTTCCGCGCGTCGCTCGGCGAAGACCTGAGCGGCGCGATCGCCGATGCCGAGCGCGCGATCGCCGAAGAGCTGTCGCCCGAGCTGACGGGCGCCGAGCAGTACACCTTCCTCGGCCGCGGCTGGTCGGTCGGGCTCGCCCACGAGGCCGCGCTGAAGATGCGCGAGGCATCGCAGTCCTGGACCGAGTCGTACCCCTCCATGGAGTACCGCCACGGCCCGATCTCGATCGCCGCGCCCGGCCGGGTCACCTGGCAGTTCGGCGAGGCCCCCGAGGGCCTCGCCGGCGACATCGCCGCCACCGGTGCGCACTTCGAGGCCGGCACGCTCGACCCCATGGCCGAGCTCGTGCGCGCCCAGCGTGTCTCACTCGCCCGCGCCCGTGCGAAGGGCCTCGACCCTGACGCGCCGCGCAACCTCACCCGCTCCATCATTCTCGACGCGTGA
- a CDS encoding extracellular solute-binding protein, whose protein sequence is MKKSLRLGAAVALAATASLTLASCGFGGGGSGEEASGKTTLDLLVPSYSDNTQGLWEDVIDGFEAENTDIDVNLEVQSWDNLESVITTKIQGGEAPDIYNGGPFAGFVADELLYPAEEVVSPETFSDFQDAFIANAEVDGTAYALPLIASARALFVNNTLLEQAGVTAPPTTWDELLDAATKVSALGGGVAGYGMPLGSEEAQAEAAVWLWGGGGTFGDAEAITIDDPANLPGADQIKKMIDAGATQADPGSTDRSPLMDIFVQGKIGMQVGLPPTVGQIEEGNPELDYSIVPIPTQDGSPFTLGVMDQLMAFENDGDKQDAITKFFDYYYTADVYVPWVQAEGFLPVTKTGAEQLAGEEALAPFLEVLPDAQFYPSSNPKWSATDGAFKSLFGQIQTKPAQDVLTEIQAQVDAG, encoded by the coding sequence ATGAAGAAGTCTCTGCGCCTCGGCGCGGCCGTCGCGCTCGCCGCCACGGCATCGCTCACGCTCGCATCCTGCGGGTTCGGCGGCGGCGGTTCGGGTGAGGAAGCCAGCGGCAAGACCACGCTGGACCTGCTCGTGCCGAGCTACTCCGACAACACCCAGGGCCTCTGGGAGGATGTCATCGACGGCTTCGAAGCCGAGAACACCGACATCGACGTCAATCTCGAGGTGCAGTCGTGGGACAACCTCGAATCCGTCATCACGACCAAGATCCAGGGCGGTGAGGCGCCCGACATCTACAACGGCGGTCCCTTCGCCGGCTTCGTCGCCGATGAGCTGCTCTACCCAGCTGAAGAGGTCGTCTCGCCCGAGACGTTCAGCGACTTCCAGGATGCGTTCATCGCGAACGCCGAGGTCGACGGCACGGCGTACGCGCTGCCGCTGATCGCGTCGGCTCGTGCCCTGTTCGTCAACAACACCCTGCTCGAGCAGGCCGGTGTCACGGCGCCGCCCACGACGTGGGATGAGCTGCTCGACGCGGCCACGAAGGTCTCGGCCCTCGGCGGCGGCGTCGCCGGCTACGGCATGCCCCTCGGCTCCGAAGAGGCGCAGGCCGAAGCGGCCGTGTGGCTCTGGGGCGGCGGCGGCACGTTCGGTGACGCCGAGGCGATCACCATCGACGACCCGGCGAACCTGCCCGGCGCCGACCAGATAAAGAAGATGATCGACGCCGGCGCGACGCAGGCCGACCCGGGTTCGACCGACCGCTCCCCGCTGATGGACATCTTCGTCCAGGGCAAGATCGGCATGCAGGTCGGCCTCCCGCCGACCGTCGGCCAGATCGAGGAGGGCAACCCCGAACTCGACTACTCGATCGTCCCGATCCCCACGCAGGACGGCTCGCCGTTCACGCTCGGCGTCATGGACCAGCTGATGGCCTTCGAGAACGACGGCGACAAGCAGGACGCGATCACGAAGTTCTTCGACTACTACTACACGGCCGACGTCTACGTGCCGTGGGTGCAGGCCGAGGGCTTCCTCCCGGTCACGAAGACGGGTGCCGAGCAGCTCGCCGGTGAGGAGGCGCTCGCGCCGTTCCTCGAGGTGCTGCCCGACGCGCAGTTCTACCCGAGCTCGAACCCCAAGTGGTCGGCGACGGATGGCGCGTTCAAGTCGCTGTTCGGACAGATCCAGACGAAGCCCGCCCAGGACGTCCTGACCGAGATCCAGGCGCAGGTCGACGCGGGCTGA
- a CDS encoding carbohydrate ABC transporter permease encodes MSTTSDASPIQAGAAEGRPRRGRESETKGRDGGRRPGGRDLLASLPWIGPALILIFGVVLFPAVVMFYNSTRDISISGLDKGSAGFDNYIEVFSFPYFWPIFGRTIVWVVVVVAVTVLISLGLAQILNKAFPGRRIVRLAVIIPWAASVVMTTMVVYYGLEPYFGIINQFLVDIGLINTPEGYGWTRNPDTAFAWSIVIAIFVSLPFTTYTILAGLQTVPGEVLEAAKMDGAGPVRTYWSVVFPQLRGALSVAVLINIINVFNSLPILKVMTGSIPGYDADTIMTMIFKYIQNQHKVDVASALSVVAFIIVIVIVAIYVRVVKPMKEV; translated from the coding sequence ATGAGCACCACATCCGATGCGTCACCGATCCAGGCGGGGGCGGCCGAAGGCCGCCCCCGCCGCGGGCGCGAATCTGAGACCAAGGGCCGCGACGGCGGTCGGCGGCCCGGCGGGCGCGACCTGCTCGCCTCGTTGCCCTGGATCGGGCCCGCCCTGATCCTCATCTTCGGCGTCGTGCTGTTCCCGGCCGTCGTCATGTTCTACAACTCGACCCGCGACATCTCGATCTCTGGGCTCGACAAGGGCTCGGCCGGCTTCGACAACTACATCGAGGTCTTCTCCTTCCCCTACTTCTGGCCGATCTTCGGCCGCACGATCGTATGGGTCGTCGTGGTCGTGGCCGTGACGGTGCTGATCTCGCTCGGACTCGCGCAGATCCTCAACAAGGCGTTCCCGGGCCGGCGCATCGTCCGCCTCGCGGTGATCATCCCCTGGGCGGCATCCGTCGTGATGACGACGATGGTCGTCTACTACGGCCTCGAGCCCTACTTCGGCATCATCAACCAGTTCCTCGTCGATATCGGCCTCATCAACACCCCCGAAGGGTACGGGTGGACCAGGAACCCCGACACCGCGTTCGCATGGTCCATCGTGATCGCGATCTTCGTGTCGCTGCCGTTCACGACGTACACGATCCTCGCCGGACTCCAGACCGTACCGGGCGAAGTGCTCGAGGCCGCCAAGATGGACGGCGCCGGACCGGTGCGCACGTACTGGAGCGTCGTGTTCCCGCAGCTCCGCGGCGCCCTCTCGGTGGCGGTGCTCATCAACATCATCAACGTCTTCAACTCGCTGCCGATCCTGAAGGTGATGACCGGATCGATACCCGGCTACGACGCCGACACGATCATGACGATGATCTTCAAGTACATCCAGAACCAGCACAAGGTCGACGTCGCCAGCGCGCTGTCGGTCGTCGCCTTCATCATCGTCATCGTGATCGTCGCGATCTACGTGCGCGTGGTCAAGCCCATGAAGGAGGTCTGA
- a CDS encoding carbohydrate ABC transporter permease translates to MAVTAPAFETIAPPEASARKRRYTEDQIPVGKVVLRMLAGLIVLLVFTLPYVIMFFGSVKTKAQIRSVDPTYFPTEWHWENYINMWSTPETPLPQNMISTIVISVFATLLVLLVAMPAAYYTARFKFPGRLAFLFLVIVTQMLQPAVLTSGLFRQFLAFNMIDTWAAMIFINAAFNLAFAVWIMHSFFAGIPKEVDEAAQIDGAGRFTVLFKINLPLVWPGIVTAIVFTFVACWNEFAASLVILSTAGNQPLSVALTKFVGQYETSWQYVFGVSIVAIVPVVILFMIIEKRLVGGLTAGSVK, encoded by the coding sequence GTGGCCGTCACCGCACCCGCGTTCGAGACGATCGCCCCGCCCGAGGCATCCGCCCGCAAGCGCCGCTACACCGAAGACCAGATCCCCGTCGGCAAGGTGGTGCTCCGCATGCTCGCGGGCCTCATCGTGCTGCTGGTCTTCACCCTGCCGTACGTCATCATGTTCTTCGGCTCGGTCAAGACCAAGGCGCAGATCCGCTCGGTCGATCCCACGTACTTCCCCACGGAATGGCACTGGGAGAACTACATCAACATGTGGTCGACCCCCGAGACGCCGCTGCCGCAGAACATGATCTCGACGATCGTGATCTCGGTCTTCGCGACCCTGCTCGTGCTGCTCGTCGCGATGCCGGCCGCCTACTACACGGCACGGTTCAAGTTCCCCGGCCGACTGGCGTTCCTCTTCCTCGTGATCGTCACGCAGATGCTGCAGCCCGCGGTACTGACCTCTGGTCTGTTCCGCCAGTTCCTCGCGTTCAACATGATCGACACGTGGGCCGCGATGATCTTCATCAACGCGGCGTTCAACCTCGCGTTCGCCGTGTGGATCATGCACTCCTTCTTCGCCGGCATCCCGAAGGAAGTCGACGAGGCGGCGCAGATCGACGGCGCCGGCCGCTTCACCGTGCTGTTCAAGATCAACCTGCCACTCGTCTGGCCCGGCATCGTGACCGCGATCGTGTTCACGTTCGTCGCCTGCTGGAACGAGTTCGCCGCGTCACTCGTGATCCTCTCGACCGCCGGCAACCAGCCCCTCTCGGTCGCCCTCACGAAGTTCGTGGGTCAGTACGAGACGAGTTGGCAGTACGTCTTCGGCGTCTCGATCGTCGCGATCGTGCCGGTGGTCATCCTCTTCATGATCATCGAGAAGCGACTCGTCGGCGGCCTCACCGCGGGCAGCGTCAAGTAG